One Myxococcales bacterium genomic region harbors:
- a CDS encoding RICIN domain-containing protein: MSPRKLLVASGLVAFLAVGCAVDSTSQASPEGAVGTGTAEQALGQDNIGTVGDGFNARTGDFSTIRCVKGGGIERVPGRLEKVIRFDKVESLASANQLLQVDVDASAKFGTSGVDAKASFARNVASTSRSIGYVYTLGYDSGAERFMGDTIELSDQARELLDEPENFMAACGDHFVRANNLGSRLYVSLRIDFASDDAKQSFEASVGGNASWLKVSSGIKTLSESARKNLSVHLDVYAEGGGNGMSRILGSQDLAHCSVDDLESCNKLMTDAVAYTQTSEFVEATTREPAVVGHDLRGYDALGGGNLGIDELPTAVVKARTSLAEAYTERQALESWAYGIDGMDAAKLRAVRDLIRADLTALEGAAAPCTSGIRTASSADDPRMRACVDAASHVALHGMDDLRAAVRDAMRPVFIRRVVSSPMCLDNYYGRLAEGNPVGSHACNRGSTQVWTLTDDHKLHAGGGASPWCVTSGADGVVLTRCDGPNVDAWHLDERKQLANTKNQCIPLGYQTNEGFHQSRPAACGSDEAMRVVFE; the protein is encoded by the coding sequence ATGTCTCCTCGCAAGCTCCTCGTCGCCTCCGGGCTCGTCGCCTTCCTCGCCGTCGGCTGCGCCGTCGACTCCACGAGCCAAGCCTCGCCCGAAGGGGCGGTCGGGACCGGCACGGCCGAGCAGGCGCTCGGGCAGGACAACATCGGTACGGTCGGGGACGGCTTCAACGCACGCACGGGAGACTTCTCGACCATCCGTTGCGTGAAGGGCGGCGGGATCGAGCGGGTCCCCGGCAGGCTCGAGAAGGTCATCCGCTTCGACAAGGTCGAGTCGCTCGCGAGCGCGAACCAGCTCCTCCAGGTCGACGTGGACGCCTCCGCCAAGTTCGGCACCTCCGGCGTCGACGCGAAGGCGAGCTTCGCGCGCAACGTGGCGTCCACGTCCCGAAGCATCGGCTACGTGTACACGCTCGGCTACGACAGCGGCGCCGAGCGGTTCATGGGCGACACCATCGAGCTGTCCGACCAAGCACGGGAGCTCCTGGACGAGCCCGAGAATTTCATGGCGGCCTGCGGGGACCACTTCGTCCGAGCGAACAACCTCGGAAGTCGACTCTACGTCTCCCTCCGGATCGACTTCGCCTCCGACGACGCCAAACAGTCGTTCGAAGCTTCGGTGGGCGGAAACGCGAGCTGGCTCAAGGTATCGTCGGGCATCAAGACCCTCTCGGAGAGCGCGCGAAAGAACCTGAGCGTGCACCTCGACGTGTACGCGGAGGGCGGGGGCAACGGGATGAGCCGTATCCTCGGCTCGCAGGATCTGGCCCATTGCAGCGTCGACGACCTCGAGTCGTGCAACAAGCTCATGACCGACGCCGTCGCCTACACCCAAACTTCGGAGTTCGTGGAGGCGACCACGCGCGAGCCGGCCGTGGTCGGACACGACCTTCGAGGGTACGACGCGCTCGGCGGGGGAAACCTGGGAATCGACGAGCTCCCGACGGCCGTCGTGAAGGCTCGCACCTCGCTCGCCGAGGCCTACACGGAGCGCCAAGCGCTCGAGTCCTGGGCCTACGGGATCGACGGTATGGACGCGGCGAAGCTCCGGGCCGTGCGCGACCTGATCCGCGCCGACCTCACCGCCCTCGAGGGCGCCGCGGCGCCGTGCACCTCCGGGATCAGGACGGCGAGCTCCGCCGACGACCCTCGAATGCGAGCGTGCGTCGACGCCGCGAGCCACGTGGCCCTCCACGGGATGGACGACCTCCGGGCCGCAGTGCGCGACGCGATGCGCCCGGTCTTCATTCGCCGCGTCGTGTCGAGCCCCATGTGCCTCGACAACTATTACGGTCGGCTCGCCGAAGGCAATCCCGTCGGGTCGCATGCCTGCAACCGCGGCTCGACCCAAGTGTGGACTCTGACCGACGATCACAAGCTCCACGCGGGCGGCGGCGCTTCGCCCTGGTGCGTGACCAGCGGTGCCGACGGCGTCGTCCTCACCCGGTGCGATGGCCCGAACGTCGACGCGTGGCACCTCGACGAACGCAAGCAGCTCGCGAACACCAAGAACCAGTGCATCCCCCTCGGCTACCAGACGAACGAGGGATTCCACCAGTCGAGGCCCGCTGCCTGCGGGAGCGACGAAGCCATGCGCGTCGTCTTCGAGTGA
- a CDS encoding tetratricopeptide repeat protein, which yields MKRKDSLDDLVSAARARPNDVRAQIAAAYACDRAGDEARAIRYYDGAWALGVPEEERADFLVGFGSTLRNVGRADEAVVHLGEAVMASPEDPALRAFLALALHSAGHSRLALATMLETALSASRPGAFRGYERALLSYQEELVAAELGRGS from the coding sequence ATGAAACGAAAGGACTCCCTCGACGACCTCGTCTCGGCCGCGCGCGCGAGACCGAACGACGTTCGAGCCCAGATCGCGGCGGCCTATGCGTGTGACCGAGCCGGCGACGAGGCTCGCGCGATCCGGTACTACGACGGTGCGTGGGCGCTCGGCGTCCCCGAGGAGGAGCGCGCCGACTTTCTCGTGGGCTTCGGTTCGACGCTGCGAAACGTGGGGCGAGCCGACGAGGCCGTCGTGCACCTCGGTGAGGCGGTCATGGCCTCGCCGGAAGACCCGGCGCTCCGTGCGTTCCTCGCGCTCGCGCTGCACTCGGCCGGTCACTCGCGCCTGGCGCTGGCCACCATGCTCGAGACGGCGCTCTCGGCCTCGAGGCCCGGAGCTTTTCGGGGGTACGAGAGGGCGCTGCTCTCGTACCAGGAAGAGCTCGTCGCAGCCGAGCTGGGCCGGGGGAGCTGA
- a CDS encoding class I SAM-dependent methyltransferase yields the protein MTDLFHDKASDWDARPVPQQISEGVFRALTAAVPLAESLTVLDFGAGTGLLAGKLAPKVKKILAVDVSPAMLAELAKKPELSGKAEIVCTNIVEAPLGRTVDLVVSAMAMHHVEDTRALAHALFAHVSPGGRIALADLDAEDGSFHPAGAEGVFHAGFDRDALGGLLQEAGFTDVQFSTACEVAKESKKYPIFLVTATKPS from the coding sequence ATGACCGATCTCTTTCACGACAAGGCCTCCGACTGGGACGCGCGCCCCGTGCCCCAGCAGATCTCCGAGGGCGTCTTCCGAGCTCTCACGGCGGCCGTGCCCCTCGCAGAGAGCCTCACCGTGCTCGACTTCGGGGCGGGCACGGGGCTCCTCGCGGGAAAGCTCGCCCCCAAGGTCAAGAAGATCCTCGCCGTCGACGTCTCACCGGCGATGCTCGCCGAGCTCGCGAAGAAGCCCGAGCTCTCCGGAAAGGCCGAGATCGTCTGCACGAACATCGTCGAGGCGCCCTTGGGCCGAACGGTCGACCTGGTCGTGAGCGCGATGGCCATGCATCACGTCGAGGACACACGCGCGCTCGCCCACGCCCTCTTCGCGCACGTCTCCCCCGGCGGGCGGATCGCCCTCGCCGATCTCGACGCGGAGGACGGGAGCTTTCACCCGGCGGGGGCGGAAGGTGTATTCCACGCCGGCTTCGATCGCGACGCGCTCGGCGGCCTCCTGCAGGAAGCAGGTTTCACGGACGTGCAGTTCTCGACGGCCTGCGAAGTTGCCAAAGAGTCGAAGAAGTATCCCATCTTCCTCGTCACCGCCACGAAGCCCTCGTAA